GTCGAACCGCGGCGAGCGGGCCCGTCACGGTGGGGTGAGTCCGTCGGCGCGTCGTGGACGTCGGCCGTCGGCCGTCGGTCCGCGAGGAGGCTGCCCGGAGCGACCGCGGTCCACCGCCAGCCCGGGGCCCGGCCCGGCGAAGGGCGCCCGACGACGGCTCGGTCCACCGCGGGAGCGGGCCCGGCGCCGCACCCCCCGAGACCTCCCTGTGAACCGCTGGACGTGGACAGTGTGCGCATGACGTCCTACCACCAGGCTCCGCCGTCCCAGCTGCGCTTCCCGGACAGCTACCGCGCAGCGCTGCGCGTCGCGACCGCCATCGCCGTGATCAAGTGGATCCTGATCGCGCTCATCGTGATGGGCCAGCTCGGCGGGGCCGCCTACGTCCTCGCGACCTCCGAGGGCAGCGACGTCGACAGCGGCCTGATCCTGCTGGGCATCGTGCTGTCCTTCGTCGTGCTCGTCCTCGCCGTGGTGCTGGTCTGGGTGCTGTTCGGGTGGTTCGAGCACGTGCTCCGTGTCCTGGTCTCCATCGCCGACCACACCCGCGCCGGCTGAACCCGAGGCCTCCCGACCCGTGACCTCGGCCGGGGTCTCGGGGTAGCGTCGACCCCACCCCCGCGCCGCCGCCGGTGCAACCCCGCTCCGGAGTCGACGTGCCACCCAGCACCCGAGCCGGCGTGCCACCCAGCACCGAGCCGGCGACGCCTTCCACCCCGGAGGACCCATGAACCGAGCGACCCGCCTGCTGGCCTGTACCGCAGCCCTGGCCGTCTGCACCACCCTCAGCCTCGCCCCGGACGCCCGCGCCGACGACGGCGGACTCGCCTTCGACGACCCGCAGCCCGGCTTCGCCCCGGCGGAGACCGTGCTCGGGGAGGCCGAGCCGGAGGACGTCGGGCTGGACGGGGCGCGTCTGGACCTGGCCTGGGAGGAGGTGCGCTCCTTCACCGAACCGCAGGGCGAGGCGCGTCCGCGATTCCCCGGAGGGGTCCTGACGTACGCCCACGACGGCCAGGTGGTGCTGCAGGAGGCGACCGGCTTCTCCCGCCGCTACGCCGACGGCCAGGGCACCGACCTGCCCCGCGAGGAGTGGATCGAGACCCGGACCGACACCATCTACGACCTGGCCTCGGTGTCGAAGCTGTTCACCTCCATCGTGGTGATGCAGCAGGTGGAGGCCGGACGGCTGGCCCTCGACGCCCCGGTGGCGTCCTACGTCCCGGAGTTCGCGGAGAACGGCAAGGGCGCGATCACGGTGCGCCAGCTGCTCACCCACACCTCCGGCTTCCCGGCCTTCCTGCCGCTGTGGCGCACCTTCCCCGACCCGGCCTCGCGGATGCAGGGGGCCCTGACCGCGAAGCTGGTCAACGAGCCCGGCAGCACCTACCTCTACAGCGACCTCAACCTGATCGCGCTGGGCGAGGCGGCGGCCCGGGTCAGCGGGCAGCCGCTGGACGCGCTGGTGGCCGGCGGCATCACCGAGCCGCTGGGGATGACCGACACCGGCTACAACCCCGACCCGTCGCTGCGCCCGCGGGTCGCCGCGACCGAGGAGCAGACCACCCCGCCGCGCGGCGTCGTCTGGGGTGAGGTCCACGACGAGAACGCCTGGTCCTTCGGCGGGGTCGCCGGGCACGCCGGGGTGTTCTCCACCGCCGACGACGTGGCGGTCCTGGCCCAGACCATGCTCAACGGCGGCGTCTACGACGGGGCGCGGATCCTCAGCGAGACCTCCGTGCAGCAGATGATCACCAACGAGACCGCGCAGTTCCCCGACGACGCCCACGGCCTCGGGTTCGAGCTCGAGCAGCGCTGGTACATGGGCGGTCTCGCCTCACCGCGGACGGCCGGCCACACCGGCTACACCGGCACCTCGCTGGTGATCGACTTCTCCTCGCGCTCCTTCGCGATCCTGCTCACCAACCGGGTGCACCCCAGCCGCAGCTGGGGCAGCGTGAACCCGGCGCGGGTGGCTGCCGCCCAGGGGCTGGCCGAGGCGCTGCCCGTCCGTCCCCGCAGCGGTGCGGACGCATGGTTCTCCGGCACCGGCGCGGGCCTGGACTCCTCTCTGGACTGGTCCACCCCGGTCCCGGTGGGCGGCGCCCGGCTGCACTTCGAGACGTTCGTCGACACCGAGTCCACCGACCTGCTGCACCTGGAGGTGTCCACCGACCGCGGCACCACCTGGGAGGCGCTGCCCTGGTCCGTCGACGGGGTGCCGGTGACCGGCGGGTACGCGGTCAGCGGGCTGCGGCAGTGGCAGCACGCCACCGCCGACGTCCCCGCCGGTCGGGTGGTGCTGCGCTGGCGCTACACCAGCGACAGCAGCCTGTCCGGACGAGGGATCTACCTCGACGACATCCACCTCGCCACGGCGCGGGGCACGGTGGCCAGCGCCGAGCGCTCCCCGGCCCGGCTGGACACCCGCGGCGGCAGCTGGACCCTGGCGAGCCGCTGACGCCGGCCGGCAGCACCGGTCAGGGCCCCGGCGGGATCGACGGCGCACGGCCGGTCGGGGTCGGAGCGGCATCGGCGCTCGGCACCGGTGAGCCGCGCGCCATCAGCAGGGCGCTCGTCCCGGTGATCGGGGCGCGTGGACCGGTTGGGAGGCCGGTCGCGCCCTGACCGGTCGGCTCGGGTCGAG
The sequence above is a segment of the Auraticoccus monumenti genome. Coding sequences within it:
- a CDS encoding serine hydrolase; translated protein: MNRATRLLACTAALAVCTTLSLAPDARADDGGLAFDDPQPGFAPAETVLGEAEPEDVGLDGARLDLAWEEVRSFTEPQGEARPRFPGGVLTYAHDGQVVLQEATGFSRRYADGQGTDLPREEWIETRTDTIYDLASVSKLFTSIVVMQQVEAGRLALDAPVASYVPEFAENGKGAITVRQLLTHTSGFPAFLPLWRTFPDPASRMQGALTAKLVNEPGSTYLYSDLNLIALGEAAARVSGQPLDALVAGGITEPLGMTDTGYNPDPSLRPRVAATEEQTTPPRGVVWGEVHDENAWSFGGVAGHAGVFSTADDVAVLAQTMLNGGVYDGARILSETSVQQMITNETAQFPDDAHGLGFELEQRWYMGGLASPRTAGHTGYTGTSLVIDFSSRSFAILLTNRVHPSRSWGSVNPARVAAAQGLAEALPVRPRSGADAWFSGTGAGLDSSLDWSTPVPVGGARLHFETFVDTESTDLLHLEVSTDRGTTWEALPWSVDGVPVTGGYAVSGLRQWQHATADVPAGRVVLRWRYTSDSSLSGRGIYLDDIHLATARGTVASAERSPARLDTRGGSWTLASR